The Anopheles coluzzii chromosome 2, AcolN3, whole genome shotgun sequence genome window below encodes:
- the LOC120953860 gene encoding pneumococcal serine-rich repeat protein isoform X2 has translation MAPSPELGQPKAPDKPGSEVAKHEGQSTSGETTDRTCTASGSSSTTTATPIVTTPSATTVGGVGSEATVNNRSGTADTTGASINNSKVGTTNASPSGAAAAAVVPPVITTMAMSAATTTTTTTPATAVKVSSSSSTAQAPATAAATASSSHAKGTESSKNPSSSATAGNNKDNSSSSSSTQPSFAQEPLATMNEDALKALLDEAITYKCPKDREHKSATFNELLSKTEREDQEQNFSFTSRPVHSKRASARPTQGGSLQDITEATKQEYGYTEYCTGSSLSHKRHGGGGHGGSRNKRQISSVSSRQREGGSLPSNVNETTTPSYISEQPFLNEVRRPLKSTSAKFAAKSNDYGALLQSAPLNPIGASDWSGLAGEESQSGAAGGGDGGTGGCTGAGPTSGGGIVGSGTGPAAHTVINMGELDSDEGPSGHRGFRDMYSGHANNALQQNNHYDSSADEIEMMGMGPSNGTSATAGGTSGTGGAAGSSSGMGASTITTGSSLAYGGGSSADTYGNGNGNSSNSSTSSTSSSSGGTNLVGSSAGAGGLSTAKKTFCYPKPQYTTQASLEIGQSCSVNRPSSVHHVDKTVSLPMLEAVQLGSTYPAVKCMIDSSKVDQSAIKSVLSSSNQFISTPRSSLTYPTIQQKFDENANSVSQFGGGGSGGGLGSSSSGNQMGSGGGSGSGTGGKKPRKPKSDRNTVVVVPENIAGYRGKSDIEALVSYIENTDNDKSQQPQHQLSQQQQLQLQQQQQQQQQQQQQQSSLQLARGGANLNSGSGAGGMNAKHANAKQTGASTTNNSVGGGGGVGSVDTGGEEKSKRKSEKKRERAAKMKKSNSLEELSSCSRKKVEEENTRQNHVEKARAQETDPAVTLRNSKSKKSAQTAAANTNSSNASAASATNLAGNNKDGGGGGGGSSGGGKRSERRSWGTEELSFFGNDASAGAVQEDGAPTTASTTVGGKGKKAKDHNVTTAVPTSNSKNASSAATNVSDGPSAVNHNSKKRDSLRMSVESLTALGGGSVGTGGEASDFHVVTKKKKTKKKAQMLGSEDATNATVAASSLVNRRYQGASAPIPSGGGYARNASNSGNSGGSGGGGGGGGGAGVSGNSGRYHSVSSHFTADREVYMNNDVSRRKSTSSVPPSEKSDSSDADSVHSLPIETNASRKQQQKPQQPKGKANQQQQQQHTSQQRQGTATSQSYAEIARIANVEKAGLGTGGANGAGGAGLSAGAGDGLGNHAEGSSSAAANANVIQDLNSSEAFPQLVESQQFHPHHHSLIPSQPASAASSGGQQHHPHLQALSHATCNNSGGTVNSSTGNGNSAGSNSSNSSHTLGASATTRATYSQSLLTAVNNSNDETNRHQQQQQPASVAATGATFGSGSSELQQTGGSHTASSGHPSKTVADGTKASLHKSKSVDNNDIYYSNEHYPALEKTVKSYHHARANNSADPVTGTSVSANAGSANVANGKNAPKAAGAAIVSGSNPAPASSALSFGQVAAASNVTGTQTSSSSNPSATANPTASKKGKAKKDLSGNGANTAAAPPPAQQQQHGTEVEQSAASSTESWNHAANAMVIDTDSHSTTMLPFDTRSPMNGGPGVNTIHFIQTSPQPQQQQQSHGPADGPSPASQQTSTTGKRNKKDKQQQLQTASTAAGNKSTGGGSNSTTAPGTASNSNNQLTRNKNRPAVIIVNDNEPKSNEFTFGFDIDQELLFGDFSEEDRKLLEGGDGANCREPPKSKGKQQRRNSGGTGGTVAGSEPPVSSSCSSNSTAVQTADPDYGLMQQHQPNAALSPMAPLDNTRSSSKTSPSSGSSSVSSSSASLSSSTTCNSYQQQSAHPVVQMVAGDPLGDVNEATHDGAVTGASIFHQPPPVAPSLLLHPIYTQPPPTLPPPHLTPAVQSVAGSVRPPPIRHHVQQPQQQQHQPPPPPAPLHHQQHHHNQYALPPPVMTPVTGGAVPGVAATVAVPVKDANGNPAAAAAAPPVVAMPTGHLITVPPPPLPSTLAIVPTAAPYVLLPAAPALPPVAVTAPLIVPAAAAAPAAALIVPQPAAVIKELASPPTVQNDLINNNATTHHQPQAVAPAIAVTNNNSIAQSYHQQQQQQQQQQQQQQQQLPKVQIMTVDTAAQTHSTVSPSQQSSSSVGSVEPTTKPAQQPMVREKMKEINLRFIAPEQVHTTEYNHDKIVFFVGTAWEDAICGSTKYYEDK, from the exons ATGGCTCCCTCGCCAGAACTTGGGCAGCCCAAGGCGCCCGACAAACCTGGCAGTGAGGTAGCAAAGCACGAGGGACAATCGACTTCCGGCGAAACGACCGATCGTACGTGCACcgccagcggcagcagcagcactaccaCCGCCACCCCCATCGTCACCACACCATCAGCTACCACCGTTGGAGGCGTTGGCAGTGAAGCAACTGTGAATAATCGTTCCGGCACGGCCGACACCACAGGCGCTtcaatcaacaacagcaaagtAGGAACAACCAATGCCAGCCCAtccggcgctgctgctgcggcagtAGTACCGCCCGTCATCACAACGATGGCCATGTCGGCTGCGACAACGACCACTACGACCACTCCGGCTACTGCGGTGAAGgtatcatcgtcatcgtcaacCGCCCAAGCGCCGGCAACTGCTGCAGCAACCGCATCCAGCAGCCACGCCAAAGGGACAGAAAGCAGCAAGAACCCATCATCTTCAGCTACCGCCGGTAACAACAAAgataacagcagcagcagtagcagcacccAGCCGTCGTTCGCCCAGGAACCG CTCGCAACCATGAATGAAGATGCATTGAAAGCTTTGCTGGATGAAGCGATCACCTACAAGTGCCCGAAAGATCGGGAGCACAAGAGCGCAACATTTAAC GAGTTGCTGAGTAAAACGGAGCGCGAAGACCAGGAGCAGAACTTTTCCTTCACCAGCCGGCCGGTGCACAGCAAACGGGCCTCCGCGCGCCCGACGCAGGGCGGCTCGCTGCAGGACATTACGGAGGCGACCAAGCAGGAGTACGGCTACACCGAGTACTGCACCGGATCGAGCCTCTCCCACAAACGGCATGGCGGTGGGGGCCATGGTGGGTCACGCAACAAGCGTCAAATATCGTCTGTTTCCTCGAGGCAGCGCGAGGGCGGCAGTCTGCCTAGTAACGTGAACGAAACGACCACACCGTCCTACATCAGCGAGCAGCCGTTCCTGAACGAGGTGCGTCGCCCGCTCAAGTCGACGTCGGCGAAGTTTGCTGCCAAAAGCAATGATTACGGCGCGCTGCTGCAATCGGCGCCACTGAATCCGATCGGTGCGAGTGATTGGAGCGGCCTGGCCGGGGAGGAATCTCAATCGGGTGCGGCCGgtggcggtgatggtggtactGGTGGATGCACGGGCGCCGGGCCCACGTCGGGCGGTGGAATCGTTGGCTCGGGAACTGGTCCAGCAGCGCATACTGTTATCAATATGGGTGAACTGGACTCGGACGAGGGCCCATCCGGTCATCGCGGTTTCCGGGATATGTATTCCGGACATGCAAACAACGCACTGCAACAG AACAATCACTACGACTCGAGCGCGGACGAAATCGAGATGATGGGAATGGGTCCCTCGAACGGAACGTCTGCTACTGCCGGTGGTACGAGCGGCACCGGTGGCGCTGCCGGTAGTAGCAGTGGAATGGGCGCCTCAACTATTACCACCGGTTCAAGCCTCGCGTACGGCGGAGGCTCGAGCGCAGACACGTACGGGAATGGGAATggtaacagcagcaacagcagcacgtccagcaccagcagtagcagcggcGGAACGAACCTCGTTGGCTCGTCGGCCGGGGCTGGCGGCCTATCGACGGCAAAGAAAACGTTCTGCTACCCGAAGCCACAGTACACGACCCAGGCAAGCCTGGAAATTGGCCAGTCTTGCAGTGTGAACCGCCCATCGTCGGTGCACCATGTCGACAAAACCGTTTCGTTGCCAATGCTAGAGGCAGTCCAGCTCGGTTCCACATATCCGGCAGTGAAGTGCATGATCGACAGCAGCAAGGTGGATCAGTCCGCCATCAAGTCGGTGCTTTCGTCAAGCAATCAGTTCATATCCACCCCTAGAAGCAGTCTCACCTACCCGACAATACAG caaaagttCGACGAGAATGCAAACTCCGTGTCCCAGTttggcggtggtggcagtggCGGTGGTCTAGGATCCTCTAGCAGTGGCAATCAGATGGGCAGCGGCGGTGGTAGTGGCAGCGGAACCGGTGGCAAAAAGCCTCGTAAACCCAAATCCGACCGTAACACTGTGGTGGTAGTGCCGGAAAATATTGCCGGCTATCGGGGCAAGTCCGACATCGAGGCCCTGGTCAGCTACATTGAAAACACGGACAACGATAAGtcgcagcagccacagcaccagctatcgcagcagcagcagctgcagttgcagcagcaacagcagcagcaacagcaacaacagcagcaacagtcatCGCTGCAGCTGGCGAGAGGCGGTGCCAACTTGAACAGTGGAAGCGGAGCTGGCGGAATGAATGCAAAGCATGCAAACGCCAAGCAGACCGGTGCCAGTACCACCAACAACAGCgtgggcggtggtggtggcgtagGAAGCGTCGACACCGGAGGCGAAGAGAAGTCGAAGCGCAAGAGCGAAAAGAAACGGGAACGTGCGgccaaaatgaagaaaagtaATTCGCTCGAGGAGCTTAGCAGCTGCAGTAGGAAGAAGGTGGAGGAAGAAAACACTCGGCAAAACCACGTCGAAAAGGCTCGTGCGCAGGAAACGGATCCGGCAGTAACGCTGCGCAACAGCAAATCGAAAAAATCTGCCCAAACCGCTGCCGCCAACACGAATAGTAGCAATGCTTCCGCTGCATCGGCAACTAACTTGGCTGGCAATAACAAggacggtggtggcggtggtggtggttccaGCGGTGGCGGCAAACGTTCGGAGCGTAGATCTTGGGGAACGGAGGAGCTAAGTTTCTTCGGCAACGATGCGTCTGCTGGTGCGGTACAGGAGGACGGCGCTCCCACGACTGCATCAACGACCGTGGGTGGAAAGGGTAAAAAGGCCAAAGATCACAATGTAACGACTGCTGTACCGACTAGCAACAGTAAGAATGCCAGCTCTGCCGCAACGAACGTATCCGATGGGCCGTCGGCAGTAAATCATAACAGTAAGAAGCGCGATTCGCTACGAATGTCGGTAGAATCGTTAACCGCCCTCGGCGGCGGAAGCGTCGGCACCGGCGGAGAGGCGTCCGATTTTCACGTTgtcaccaaaaagaaaaagacaaaaaagaaggcaCAAATGCTCGGCTCAGAAGATGCGACCAATGCTACCGTGGCAGCATCGTCGTTGGTTAATCGGCGGTACCAAGGCGCGTCGGCCCCGATCCCTAGCGGAGGTGGTTATGCTCGAAACGCAAGCAATAGTGGCAACAGTGGCGggagcggtggcggtggtggaggtggtggtggcgctggCGTTAGTGGTAACAGTGGTAGATACCATTCCGTCAGCAGTCATTTCACCGCAGATCGTGAGGTGTACATGAACAACGATGTATCGCGACGAAAATCGACTTCCTCTGTTCCACCGTCTGAAAAGTCTGACTCGAGCGATGCCGACTCGGTTCACTCGTTGCCGATCGAAACGAACGCGTCCCgcaagcagcaacaaaagcCGCAGCAGCCGAAAGGTAAAGCcaatcaacagcaacaacagcagcacactAGTCAACAGCGCCAGGGTACGGCAACGTCGCAGTCTTACGCCGAAATTGCACGTATCGCCAATGTGGAGAAGGCAGGACTGGGCACCGGTGGTGCGAATGGTGCTGGCGGTGCTGGTTTGTCCGCTGGCGCTGGAGATGGTTTGGGCAATCATGCCGAAGGCAGCTCGAGCGCTGCTGCCAACGCGAACGTGATTCAAGATCTCAACTCATCGGAAGCGTTCCCGCAACTAGTCGAATCGCAGCAATTCCATCCGCATCATCACTCGCTGATACCATCGCAACCGGCGTCCGCTGCGTCATCGGGCGGCCAGCAGCACCATCCCCATCTGCAAGCACTGTCGCATGCCACGTGCAATAATAGCGGCGGAACTGTAAATAGCAGCACTGGGAATGGCAACAGCGCGGGTAGCAATAGTAGCAACAGTAGTCATACACTAGGAGCTAGTGCAACGACGCGGGCGACGTACTCGCAAAGTTTGCTCACGGCTGTGAACAACTCGAACGATGAGACAAACagacatcagcagcagcagcagcccgcaTCCGTTGCTGCGACCGGTGCCACATTTGGCAGTGGTAGCAGCGAACTGCAGCAGACCGGCGGATCACACACCGCCAGCAGTGGACATCCGTCAAAGACTGTGGCCGATGGTACCAAAGCGTCACTACACAAGTCGAAAAGTGTCGATAATAATGACATCTACTACTCGAACGAACACTACCCGGCGCTGGAGAAAACGGTCAAGAGCTATCATCACGCGAGAGCGAACAACAGCGCGGATCCGGTCACCGGCACGAGTGTATCAGCAAATGCGGGTTCCGCCAATGTGGCCAATGGCAAAAACGCACCAAAAGCAGCTGGTGCTGCTATCGTTTCCGGCAGCAATCCCGCGCCTGCTTCAAGCGCGTTGAGTTTCGGGCAGGTGGCCGCCGCTTCCAACGTTACTGGTACACAGACGTCGAGCTCCTCCAATCCCTCGGCAACGGCAAATCCGACAGCATCGAAGAAGGGCAAAGCGAAAAAGGATCTCAGTGGTAACGGGGcaaacactgctgctgcaccaccaccggcacagcaacagcagcacggcACGGAAGTGGAACAGTCGGCCGCCAGCAGTACCGAGTCGTGGAATCATGCTGCGAATGCGATGGTGATTGACACTGATTCACACTCCACCACGATGTTACCGTTTGATACGCGAAGTCCCATGAACGGGGGACCGGGTGTCAATACTATCCACTTCATCCAAACATCGCCCcaaccacagcaacagcagcagtcgcaTGGGCCCGCCGATGGTCCTTCGCCGGCGTCCCAGCAAACGTCTACGACTGGCAAGCGGAACAAAAAGGATAAACAACAGCAGCTTCAAACTGCGTCTACTGCGGCTGGAAACAAGTCAACCGGTGGTGGCAGCAACTCGACTACAGCGCCGGGTACGGCAAGCAATAGCAACAATCAGCTAACCCGAAATAAGAATCGTCCAGCCGTGATCATCGTGAACGACAACGAGCCGAAATCGAACGAATTTACGTTCGGCTTCGATATCGACCAGGAGCTGCTGTTTGGTGATTTCAGCGAGGAGGATCGCAAGCTGCTCGAAGGAGGAGATGGCGCCAACTGTCGCGAACCGCCGAAAAGCAAGGGCAAGCAGCAGCGCCGCAATAGTGGCGGTACTGGTGGTACTGTGGCTGGTAGCGAACCGCCGGTTTCTTCGtcatgcagcagcaacagtacgGCAGTGCAAACGGCGGATCCCGATTACGGGTTGATGCAGCAACACCAGCCGAATGCCGCCCTGTCTCCGATGGCCCCACTAGACAATACgcgtagcagcagcaagacaTCACCGTCGTCCGGATCGTCCTCCGTTTCGTCCTCGTCGGCGTCCCTGTCCTCGTCCACCACGTGCAATAGTTACCAGCAACAATCTGCGCATCCGGTGGTACAAATGGTGGCCGGCGATCCGCTGGGTGACGTAAATGAGGCCACACACGATGGTGCCGTAACCGGCGCGAGCATATTCCATCAGCCACCGCCGGTCGCTCCCTCGCTGCTGTTGCACCCGATCTACACGCAACCGCCCCCGACCCTACCGCCGCCACATCTCACCCCGGCGGTGCAATCGGTGGCCGGTTCCGTCCGACCGCCCCCAATACGGCATCACgtgcagcagccacagcagcagcagcatcaaccgccgccgccgccggcgccgctccaccaccaacagcaccaTCACAATCAGTATGCTCTTCCACCGCCCGTTATGACACCGGTGACTGGTGGTGCTGTGCCGGGGGTTGCTGCTACCGTTGCTGTACCGGTGAAGGATGCTAATGGCAatccggctgctgctgctgccgccccgCCTGTAGTGGCGATGCCGACCGGACATCTTATAACGGTTCCACCACCGCCGCTACCCTCAACGTTGGCGATTGTGCCGACGGCTGCACCGTACGTGTTGTTGCCGGCAGCGCCCGCTCTTCCGCCCGTTGCTGTTACCGCTCCGCTGATTGttcctgcagctgctgctgccccagCGGCCGCCCTGATCGTTCCGCAGCCGGCTGCTGTCATCAAGGAGCTTGCCTCGCCGCCGACCGTGCAGAACGATTTAATCAACAACAATGCcacaacacaccaccaacCACAGGCCGTGGCACCAGCCATTGCAGTAACGAACAATAATAGTATTGCTCAAAGTtaccatcagcaacagcagcagcaacagcagcagcagcagcaacaacaacagcaactgcCCAAGGTTCAAATAATGACGGTTGACACTGCCGCGCAGACACATTCAACGGTGTCGCCATCGCAACAGTCCTCTTCCTCGGTCGGCTCCGTCGAACCGACAACGAAGCCGGCGCAGCAACCGATGGTGCGTGAGAAGATGAAAGAGATCAATCTGCGTTTCATTGCACCCGAGCAAGTGCACACGACCGAATACAATCACGATAAGATTGTGTTTTTCGTAGGAACAG CCTGGGAAGATGCCATTTGCGGTTCTACGAAGTACTACGAGGATAAGTAA